Proteins encoded in a region of the Oncorhynchus gorbuscha isolate QuinsamMale2020 ecotype Even-year linkage group LG16, OgorEven_v1.0, whole genome shotgun sequence genome:
- the LOC123999759 gene encoding zinc transporter 9-like, with protein sequence MALHKDPTVRLLWRSDLEQLRKIRRRSPHDDTEAFTVFLRSDVEVKALDVWGSPEALDREQKLRKVEEREYEENIFQKQQLLKEYKDFWGNTKPRSGSKRATFSQGPGKVVLVAICINGLNFFFKLLAWVYTVSASMFSEAIHSLADTCNQALLAIGISQSVRNPYAVHPYSFSNMRYIASVISGVGIFMMGTGLSWYHGIMGLLHPQPIESLLWAYCILAGSLVSEGATLLVAINEIKKSAGQQGVSFYEYVMQSRDPSTNVVLLEDSAAVLGVIMASSCMGLTSLTGNPLYDSLGSLAVGTLLGVVSAFLIYTNTEALLGRSIQAEHVQKLTEFLENDPAVRLVSGCHVSQGCFHKGKGDTESVVQLKFLPHLTQPSESERCGELP encoded by the exons ATGGCCCTCCACAAGGACCCGACAGTCCGCCTGCTGTGGAGAAG TGACCTGGAGCAGCTAAGGAAGATCCGTCGACGTAGCCCGCACGACGACACCGAGGCTTTCACTGTATTTCTGCGATCAGATGTGGAAGTCAA agctctagatgtgTGGGGAAGTCCTGAAGCCCTTGACAGAGAGCAGAAACTcaggaaagtggaggagagggagtatGAAGAAA ATATTTTCCAGAAGCAGCAGTTGCTAAAGGAGTACAAAGATTTCTGGGGAAACACGAAG CCCCGATCAGGCAGCAAGAGGGCGACATTTTCACAAGGGCCGGGGAAGGTTGTGTTGGTGGCCATATGCAT TAATGGACTGAATTTCTTCTTCAAGCTCCTGGCTTGGGTGTACACTGTATCAGCCAGCATGTTCTCAGAGGCCATTCACTCCCTGGCTGACACCTGCAACCAG GCTCTTCTTGCAATCGGCATCAGCCAGTCTGTCCGGAACCCTTACGCTGTCCACCC ATACAGCTTCTCCAACATGCGCTACATCGCCTCGGTCATCAGTGGCGTGGGCATTTTCATGATGGGAACGGGTCTCTCTTGGTACCACGGCATCATGGGACTGCTGCACCCACAGCCAATCGAGTCTCTGCTTTGG GCTTACTGCATCTTGGCAGGATCTCTGGTCTCAGAAGGAG CAACACTGCTAGTGGCCATTAATGAAATTAAAAAGAGTGCAGGCCAGCAAGGAGTGTCCTTCTACGAATATG TAATGCAGAGCCGAGACCCCAGCACTAATGTGGTGCTGCTGGAGGACTCTGCTGCTGTGCTGGGAGTGATCATGGCCTCCAGCTGCATGGGGCTCACCTCGCTCACAG GTAACCCGCTGTATGACAGCCTAGGCTCTCTGGCTGTGGGAACGCTCCTGGGTGTCGTGTCAGCCTTCCTCATCTACACAAACACGGAGGCCCTGCTGGGACGCTCCATCCAGGCCGAACACGTCCAGAAACTCACAGAGTTCCTGGAGAATGATCCCGCTGTCCGGTTAGTCAGTGGCTGCCATGTGTCCCAGGGTTGTTTTcataagggaaagggggataccgagtcagttgtccaactgaaatttcttccgcatttaacccaaccctctgagtcagagaggtgcggggagctgccttaa